AGACAGTCAGCAACTCAGCCCTGTATCAGTACTGGAAGAAGTACCCTCCCATGAAGGTTATGGTCTACCACAAACTTCACTCTAAGCTAatgatctttttttgtttctctatgtTTGTTAACTGGCTCTTTCAAACAAAACAGTGCAACAAAATGCTAGGATTAGACAAGAAGGGAATCTAACAGCTTGTCCCAAGAAGGTTTTAGAAGACTCACTATCTTCAGCTCCATCAAGGGAATTACTTTTTCACTCAGCGATAGAGAAATCAAGTTGTACAGGATTGCAGGGGCTCAATGAGTCTAACCCTCTCTTGCAGTTCTTGAAATTGAAACGAGTATTGCAGCAAACAAAGAAACTTCTATTTGATTGTGTGAGGGATGTGGTAGAGACCAATGTGAAGAATGAGAGAGGGCAGCAACACTACAAAGAGTTCTTGGGGCCTGAAGAGCTTGGGATGCTCATCTGTGAAAGAATAAAGTCAAGGGGGAAACAGGTTggagacaaaaaaaagaaaaattatttgttggacttggatttCATGGATTCAGTGGAAGAATGGAGTGATATTGAAAAGCAGAAGAGGGAAGTTGAGATGGAGATTGGAGATGCCATTTTGGAAGAGATCAAGAATGAACTTGTCACAGAAATGATTGATTTTCTGGAGCCAACTACATGTAGAACTTATTTTCTGATTTAATTACTACCTCTTCTATGTCATCTCATCTCTAAATTGATTCCAAACACCAACTAGCTGATCTATGCGGATTCCCCATATGCAAAAGAGAACAGATGTATATAACAATTTGAGCCAGAAGAGAAACCATACACACATTCTTTGTGGTATTTGGTTACTCCATTTTTGAGCGCATATTGTCTTCATATAGTTCAATATTATTCACATTCAAC
The sequence above is drawn from the Quercus lobata isolate SW786 chromosome 12, ValleyOak3.0 Primary Assembly, whole genome shotgun sequence genome and encodes:
- the LOC115969811 gene encoding uncharacterized protein LOC115969811 isoform X1, which encodes MASTPPKPLKQLGELLQEHQEPFVLEDHLTERGYQKNSLNSKGTFGCCSHSNSTKFLKRSASCGLIKSRKGIPHCTKILRTVCKKFVSTKEDQSMKSCDSRNEEYGVTEMGSDVQEIAESDRFSSASSNTVFNSCCESDREETSISLPKDRITFDEETSQALKIYNTRERERVAHKVNRLEQVTDRTLRWRCMEDSQQLSPVSVLEEVPSHEVQQNARIRQEGNLTACPKKVLEDSLSSAPSRELLFHSAIEKSSCTGLQGLNESNPLLQFLKLKRVLQQTKKLLFDCVRDVVETNVKNERGQQHYKEFLGPEELGMLICERIKSRGKQVGDKKKKNYLLDLDFMDSVEEWSDIEKQKREVEMEIGDAILEEIKNELVTEMIDFLEPTTCRTYFLI
- the LOC115969811 gene encoding uncharacterized protein LOC115969811 isoform X2, translating into MASTPPKPLKQLGELLQEHQEPFVLEDHLTERGYQKNSLNSKGTFGCCSHSNSTKFLKRSASCGLIKSRKGIPHCTKILRTVCKKFVSTKEDQSMKSCDSRNEEYGVTEMGSDVQEIAESDRFSSASSNTVFNSCCESDREETSISLPKDRITFDEETSQALKIYNTREREVTDRTLRWRCMEDSQQLSPVSVLEEVPSHEVQQNARIRQEGNLTACPKKVLEDSLSSAPSRELLFHSAIEKSSCTGLQGLNESNPLLQFLKLKRVLQQTKKLLFDCVRDVVETNVKNERGQQHYKEFLGPEELGMLICERIKSRGKQVGDKKKKNYLLDLDFMDSVEEWSDIEKQKREVEMEIGDAILEEIKNELVTEMIDFLEPTTCRTYFLI